tacttcgaccatcgaattggttaaattcgttcgaattcgaacgaaatcgaacgaaaaatcgttcgactattcgaccattcgatagtcgaagtacttcccctttaaaaaaaacttcgaccccctacttcggcagctaaaagctaccgaagtcaatgttagcctatggggaaggtccccataggcttgcctgtgattttttgatcgaaggattttccttcgatcgttggattaaaatccttcgaatcgttcgattcgaaggatttaatcattcgatcgaacggaaaatccttcgatcgatcgatcgcaggattagcgctaaatccttcgacttcgatattcgaagtcgaaggatttcaatccgagggtcgaatttcgaagtatttttaacttcgaaattcgacccttagtgaatcggcccccacatggatatttacaatatattgatatttacaatatatgtgGGACAGAGATACAGAGTATAAATACAGAGATacagcggcagatttatcaagggtcgaatttcgaagtacaaaaaacttctgaattcgaccatcgaattaaaaacaaatttggcaatcctgtggtcgaataaaaatcgttcgatcgaacgattaaatcgttcgaatcgaacgattcgattgattttagcgatcgatcgaacgatttttattcgatgtgtaaagacttagaaaaatgttgtagaaggtccccacaggctaacatagcacttcggcaggtttggcgaagtattgaagtcaaattttttttaaagagacagtacttagattatcgaatggtcgaatattcaaacgatttttattcgaatcaacgtatcctattcgatggtcgaagtatccaaaaaattacttcgaaatttttttactttgaaaattccctcgaattcactccgacccttagtaaatctgccccacagagtATAAGATTAATAAATAGTAAACGTAAAGTGCAGGGAATGCAAATTATACCATTTAGTTTGTTGGGAGTAGATGATTGGTTGGGATAGGTGATTCCTGAAGGTTTCTTCTTTCTTATCCGTTGGACTCATTTGCAGTTAGTCTGACAGCTCTTGGAAAACGCTATTAAATAGTCGTTTGCTTCTGGTTTTTATGCTTTCAGGCCTCCTGTGCCTCAGTGAGTAGGTGGGCTTATGCCATATGAATATTTCATGACCTGGGTGACTCTGGTCGCAGGTAATGGCTTTGATTTTGTTCTTGCATCTGGCTATGTCTAGATCGGACAGTTTGGTGGAGATGATTCATTCAATATGGCTGCCTTACCAATATCTTACCAATACCTTGCCAAATCTAAGCTTTGGTTTAAGAGTTGACCGAATTCTATGACATTTCGCAAGAGTAATATTgatctaaatacattttcaagtttGAGATTTATTCTTAATGTGATTGCGAAAAAATTTGGATGACAGAAAAAAACTTGCTTGCAGGCAGTGAAAAGAAAATTgcttgaatgttaaaaatacatctcccattgatttccATAGAAGCTTGAAAGGTTTCAGCTGGCAAATTGTTTCATTTGAAttgtcaaaaaagttttttaattgataaatctccaaaaattcaagtttgaggAACACAAACTCATTGTGTTGTGATTTTctggaattgtgaaaaaaatgttagtttacattttaataattgtGCCAACCTACTGTCATGTAAAGCACTGGACAACTGAAGGTGATAAAATTATTCACAGATGATGTCATCATTTGATGCCATTAGTCAATAGGGGTTAATTATAATATGCAATTGAGTTACTTGTTTTAGTACTCATGCAAGCCTTTTGTGGCATAGCCAATATTCACCAACTCCAaggttatcaaagtccaaatttatctcaatatttctgaATAAAACTGCGTAGGAAatttgcacaggttttttgggcttatttattagtaCACTTTCCCGGAAAaatttttgcgggaaaaaaatcgtaaaaatatctgattttttcagatttttcatctgattttcacaattttttcagatttttcacccgaaaattttagcattgccaaaaacccagcgcacatcaataaatcattggaacttctcccattgacttatatgcaacctagacaggtctgagatgccggattttcagattcagacttttccatactAGGGGTTTCCTACATTCCAAAAATTCGTGATttctggttttataaaaaaaaaaaattcacggatttcttgtgatttttgcattcggagtttagtaaataaccccccaaaagttCAGGATGAGATGTTTTCTTGTCTTACTCTTCCTACTGTTGTACGCAGTGGCCTAAGTGTAAGGGGAATTTACCAGACTGCACCTGATTACATGTGGCCCTTCAGGTGGAATGTGATATAAATTTTGTTAGGGGGCCTTCAGACACGCACATTTATGTCCCtgtaatttgtaaaaacaaatgtaaaatgtaacaatagattttagacaaaaaataatttaaacatttttttactttccagATGAAATGTAATCAACCAGGACAGTCAAGTTGAGTTAATCCAAGATGGTTTATGGCGAGTTTTTTCATAGAACAAAGAATGATGAAGAACTGGTTAAGTTAAATGTTGGCGGCTTCATACAGTCAGTGGATCAGAAAACCCTACTCCGATTCCCTCACACCAGGCTGGGAAAACTGCTCAACTGTCACTCGGAAGAAGCCATACTTGAACTGTGTGACGACTACAATGTGGCGGACAAGGAATATTACTTTGACCGAAATCCTTCTCTATTTAgatatattttgaatttttattacaCTGGCAAACTGCATGTCATGGAGGAGCTGTGTGTCTATTCTTTTTGCCAAGAGATAGAATATTGGGGAATCAATGAACTGTTCATTGACTCCTGTTGTAGCAATAAGTaccaggaaaaaaaggaaattatagcCGAAAAAGATTGGGATCAGAAAAGTGATGTCATTAGCCTGGGCTCCTCATCTGACCAATCATCTGTGTTCGAAAGAGAACTGGAGATGTTTGATACATTGAAATTCGGTAACATTCGTAGAAAAATATGGATCAGACTGGAAAATCCCGCTTATAGTTTGTCAGCCAAAATTATCGCCATCTCCTCTTTAAGTGTGGTCTTAACCTCCATCGTGGCCATGTGCATTCACAGCATGCCAGAGTTTCAAAGACTAGACGCCAACGACAGAGAAGTTGAAGATCCCGGCTTGGCCGTGGTGGAGATTGTGTGCATCATCTGGTTCACTTCAGAGTTGGTCATCAGGCTTATAGTAGCTCCTTCTCAGAAAAAATTCTGGAAGAACCCAATGAACATCATCGATTTTGTCTCTATTATCCCGTTTTATGCCACTTTGGTGGTAGACGTAAACGATGAGGAAAATGAAGGCATAGAAAACATGGGCAAAGTGGTCCAGATTCTCAGACTGATGCGGATATTTAGGATCTTAAAGCTTGCTAGACACTCAGTTGGATTACGGTCTTTAGGGGCCACTCTGAAGCACAGTTATCACGAAGTGGgacttttgcttttatttttggcTGTGGGCATCTCCATTTTTTCTGTTCTGGTTTATTATGTGGAAAAAGATGAAGACCAGTCGGGGCTGCACAGTATCCCTATGTGCTGGTGGTGGGCGACTATTAGCATGACCACAGTTGGCTATGGAGATACTCACCCAGTTACGCTGTTCGGAAAGATTATTGCCACTGTTTGCATCATCTGCGGCATATTAGTGGTTGCGCTTCCAATAACTATCATTTTTAACAGATTTTCTAAGTACTATCAAAAGCAAAAAGCCATAGAAGTGGAGGGATGTAATGAAGATGAGCAAAAGGATAAATTCAATGACTTACCATATTTCAATATAAGAGATATATATGCAAGAAGGATGAATTCTTTTATCTCAAGTCTCTCTTCTGTAGGGATAATTGCAAGCACCGATGACTCAACCGATGCTTCCAGCATCCAAGAAATTGTGGATGCTTTCCCTCAACGTTGAAATGAGATTCTTATAGATATCTTTAttctgattttctcatttttcttATATTGCTACCTCCATGTCCTGTACCTCTTCTCGTTGTTTTCAATAGCTCCCTAAAGTTGTTTTATGTTTCACTGTATCAGGGCCAGCCTTAAGGGTAAATAGTGACCTGTACAAAACTCaaatatgaaaaatacaaataggctcatttacaaatgcaagtgcagctGCGAAGAGCGCAAATCGACGTATAGCTGAGTGCTTAGTTGTGCACtttattacactggaattctgggggaaaatgctggattgtgggtaaaaaaattgagatttttcaCATTGCATTATATTGGTAAATGAGCCAATCTGGTCTGGTTttgtattagtaaatgagccatcAGTCTGTAGTACATTGCTCCCATGatatgggggccgattcactaagctcgagtgaaggattcaaatgaaaaaaattcgaatttcgaagttttttttgggtacttcgaccatcgaattggttaaattcgttcgaattcgaacgaaatcgaacgaatcgaacgaaaaatcgttcgactattcgaccattcgatagtcgaagtactttccctttaaaaaaaacttcgaccccctacttcggcaggtaaaacctaccgaagtcaatgttagcctatggggaaggtccccataggcttgcctgtgattttttgatcgaaggattttccttcgatcgttggattaaaatccttcgaatcgttcgattcgaaggatttaatcgttcaatcgaacgaaaaatccttcgatcgatcgcaggattagcgctaaatccttcgacttcgatattcgaagtcgaaggatttcaattcgagggtcgaatttcgaagtatttttaacttcgaaattcgacccttaatgaatctgccccctagtgtgctTGTAATAAGGGCCAAAACTTGCTACAAACCTTTTTAGTTCATATTGGGATCTAAAATTAacaattaaaagggttgttcacctttaaattaa
The genomic region above belongs to Xenopus laevis strain J_2021 chromosome 5L, Xenopus_laevis_v10.1, whole genome shotgun sequence and contains:
- the kcns3.L gene encoding potassium voltage-gated channel subfamily S member 3 gives rise to the protein MVYGEFFHRTKNDEELVKLNVGGFIQSVDQKTLLRFPHTRLGKLLNCHSEEAILELCDDYNVADKEYYFDRNPSLFRYILNFYYTGKLHVMEELCVYSFCQEIEYWGINELFIDSCCSNKYQEKKEIIAEKDWDQKSDVISLGSSSDQSSVFERELEMFDTLKFGNIRRKIWIRLENPAYSLSAKIIAISSLSVVLTSIVAMCIHSMPEFQRLDANDREVEDPGLAVVEIVCIIWFTSELVIRLIVAPSQKKFWKNPMNIIDFVSIIPFYATLVVDVNDEENEGIENMGKVVQILRLMRIFRILKLARHSVGLRSLGATLKHSYHEVGLLLLFLAVGISIFSVLVYYVEKDEDQSGLHSIPMCWWWATISMTTVGYGDTHPVTLFGKIIATVCIICGILVVALPITIIFNRFSKYYQKQKAIEVEGCNEDEQKDKFNDLPYFNIRDIYARRMNSFISSLSSVGIIASTDDSTDASSIQEIVDAFPQR